Proteins encoded in a region of the Isoalcanivorax pacificus W11-5 genome:
- the nqrF gene encoding NADH:ubiquinone reductase (Na(+)-transporting) subunit F gives MNIEILFGVTMFTAIVLVLVAFILAARSRLVSSGDVHININGDESKSIDVPAGGKLLNTLADKGIFLSSACGGGGTCAQCKCVVLEGGGDILPTEEGHFTKSQIREGYRLSCQVNVKQDMKIEVPEEFFGVKKWECEVISNDNVATFIKELVLKLPEGEEVDFRAGGYVQLECPPYEIKFSDFDIADEYRGDWERFKFFDLTAKNDEDVIRAYSMANYPDERGILKFNIRIATPPPGSKDIQPGKMSSFVFNLKPGDKITVFGPFGEFFAKDTDAEMVFIGGGAGMAPMRSHIFDQLKRLGSKRKISFWYGARSMREAFYTEEYDQLAEENDNFKWHLALSDPQPEDNWTGLTGFIHQVLFDNYLKDHPAPEDCEFYMCGPPMMNAAVIKMLEDLGVERDNILLDDFGG, from the coding sequence ATGAATATCGAAATCCTGTTCGGGGTCACCATGTTCACCGCCATCGTGCTGGTGCTGGTGGCATTCATTCTGGCGGCACGCTCACGGCTGGTGTCCAGTGGTGACGTGCACATCAATATCAATGGCGATGAGTCAAAGAGCATCGACGTGCCGGCGGGCGGCAAGCTGCTGAATACGCTGGCTGACAAGGGCATTTTCCTGTCGTCCGCCTGTGGCGGCGGCGGTACCTGCGCGCAGTGCAAGTGCGTGGTGCTGGAAGGTGGTGGTGACATCCTGCCGACCGAGGAAGGCCACTTCACCAAGTCGCAGATTCGCGAAGGCTATCGTCTGTCCTGCCAGGTCAACGTCAAGCAGGACATGAAGATTGAAGTGCCGGAAGAATTCTTCGGTGTGAAGAAGTGGGAGTGCGAAGTCATCTCCAATGACAACGTGGCCACCTTCATCAAGGAACTGGTGCTGAAGCTGCCGGAAGGCGAGGAAGTGGATTTCCGCGCTGGTGGTTATGTGCAGCTCGAATGCCCGCCTTACGAGATCAAGTTCTCCGACTTTGATATCGCTGACGAATATCGCGGTGACTGGGAGCGCTTCAAATTCTTCGACCTGACGGCGAAGAATGATGAAGACGTGATCCGTGCCTATTCGATGGCGAACTATCCGGACGAGCGTGGCATTCTGAAATTCAACATCCGCATTGCCACACCGCCGCCGGGCAGCAAGGACATCCAGCCGGGCAAGATGTCCAGCTTCGTGTTCAATCTCAAGCCGGGTGACAAGATCACGGTGTTCGGTCCGTTCGGGGAATTCTTTGCCAAGGACACCGATGCCGAGATGGTGTTCATCGGCGGTGGTGCCGGCATGGCGCCGATGCGGTCGCACATCTTTGACCAGCTCAAGCGCCTGGGCTCCAAGCGCAAGATCAGCTTCTGGTACGGTGCGCGCTCCATGCGCGAGGCGTTCTATACCGAGGAATATGATCAGCTTGCCGAAGAGAACGACAACTTCAAATGGCATCTGGCGCTGTCTGATCCGCAACCGGAAGACAACTGGACCGGCCTGACCGGCTTCATTCACCAGGTGCTGTTTGACAACTACCTGAAAGACCACCCGGCGCCGGAGGACTGCGAGTTCTACATGTGCGGCCCGCCGATGATGAACGCTGCGGTGATCAAGATGCTGGAAGACCTGGGCGTAGAGCGGGACAACATCCTGCTGGACGACTTCGGTGGCTGA
- the nqrE gene encoding NADH:ubiquinone reductase (Na(+)-transporting) subunit E — MFEHYLSLFVRAVFVENMALAFFLGMCTFIAVSKKVQTAIGLGVAVVVVLAITVPVNNLLLNYLLAEGALEWTGIPELAALDLRFLGLLSYIGVIAALVQVLEMLLDKYVPALYNALGIFLPLITVNCAILGASLFMVERDYAFGESAVYGLGAGVGWALAITLLAAIREKLKYSDVPNGLKGLGITFITVGLMSLGFMSFSGVQL; from the coding sequence GTGTTTGAACATTATCTGAGCCTCTTTGTCCGGGCTGTATTCGTCGAGAATATGGCGCTGGCGTTCTTCCTGGGCATGTGCACCTTCATCGCCGTATCGAAGAAGGTGCAGACCGCCATTGGTCTTGGTGTGGCCGTGGTCGTGGTGCTGGCCATCACGGTGCCGGTGAACAACCTGCTGCTGAACTACCTGCTCGCCGAAGGCGCGCTGGAGTGGACCGGCATCCCTGAACTGGCGGCGCTGGACCTGCGCTTCCTCGGCCTGCTGAGCTACATCGGTGTAATCGCGGCACTGGTGCAGGTGCTGGAGATGCTGCTGGATAAATACGTGCCGGCGCTCTACAACGCACTGGGCATTTTCCTGCCACTGATCACCGTAAACTGTGCCATTCTCGGCGCCAGCCTGTTCATGGTGGAGCGTGACTACGCCTTTGGTGAAAGCGCGGTCTATGGTCTGGGTGCAGGGGTGGGCTGGGCACTGGCCATCACGCTGCTCGCGGCGATCCGTGAAAAGCTGAAGTACAGCGACGTGCCGAACGGCCTCAAGGGCCTGGGCATCACCTTTATCACCGTAGGGCTGATGTCGCTTGGCTTCATGTCCTTCTCCGGCGTTCAGCTGTAA
- a CDS encoding NADH:ubiquinone reductase (Na(+)-transporting) subunit D, producing the protein MAELKKKDILFQPIFDNNPIALQILGICSALAVTTQLSTTLTMCVALTLVTAFSSFFVSAIRNQIPSSIRIIVQMTIIASLVIVVDQFLRAYAYDISRQMSVFVGLIITNCIVMGRAEAFAMKNPPVVSWVDGFANGLGYSVVLLSVGVVRELLGSGSLFGFEILPLVTNGGWYVSNGLLLLPPSAFFLIGLFIWALRSWKPEQVEEDQFKIAPNSRRVSDAF; encoded by the coding sequence ATGGCCGAATTGAAGAAAAAGGACATCCTGTTCCAGCCGATCTTCGACAACAACCCGATCGCGCTGCAGATTCTGGGCATCTGTTCCGCCCTGGCGGTGACCACCCAGCTCTCCACCACGTTGACCATGTGCGTGGCGCTGACGCTGGTGACCGCCTTCTCGAGCTTCTTCGTGAGCGCGATCCGGAACCAGATTCCCTCCAGCATCCGCATCATCGTGCAGATGACCATCATCGCCTCCCTGGTGATTGTGGTAGACCAGTTCCTGCGTGCCTACGCCTATGACATCAGCCGTCAGATGTCCGTGTTTGTCGGCCTGATCATCACCAACTGTATCGTGATGGGGCGCGCCGAAGCGTTCGCCATGAAGAACCCGCCGGTGGTGTCCTGGGTGGACGGCTTCGCCAATGGCCTGGGCTACAGCGTCGTGCTGCTGAGTGTGGGTGTGGTGCGTGAGCTGCTGGGCTCCGGCAGCCTGTTCGGTTTTGAAATCCTGCCGCTGGTCACCAACGGTGGCTGGTACGTCAGCAACGGCCTGTTGCTGCTGCCGCCGAGTGCTTTCTTCCTGATCGGTTTGTTCATCTGGGCGCTGCGCAGCTGGAAACCGGAACAGGTGGAAGAAGACCAGTTCAAGATCGCACCTAACTCGCGCCGCGTCAGCGACGCGTTCTAA
- a CDS encoding Na(+)-translocating NADH-quinone reductase subunit C, translating into MAANKDSVTRTLLVALILCLVCAVVVSTAAVQLRPKQQANQVLDRQVNILRAAGMYEPGMDVQAEFEKMERRFVELSTGEYVDMPASYDQRAASRDPEQSIRLDGETDIASIRRQAKVAEVYLSRDDSGDLTSIILPVHGYGLWSTLYGFLSLEPDAETVKGLVFYEHAETPGLGGEVDNPRWRGIWEGKQLFDEQGNVTIQVIKGSVDGSTPDAEHKVDGLSGATLTSKGVSNLVRFWVGENGFGPYLERVRRGDAAQN; encoded by the coding sequence ATGGCAGCGAACAAAGACAGTGTAACCAGAACCCTGCTCGTCGCGCTGATCCTGTGTCTGGTGTGCGCCGTGGTGGTGTCCACTGCGGCGGTGCAACTGCGTCCCAAGCAGCAGGCCAACCAGGTGCTCGACCGCCAGGTGAATATCCTGCGCGCCGCCGGCATGTACGAACCGGGCATGGACGTGCAGGCCGAGTTCGAGAAGATGGAGCGTCGCTTTGTCGAGCTGTCCACCGGCGAATACGTGGACATGCCGGCCAGCTATGACCAGCGTGCCGCATCGCGTGATCCGGAGCAGAGCATTCGCCTTGACGGCGAGACCGACATCGCCAGCATTCGCCGTCAGGCGAAAGTGGCCGAGGTGTACCTGTCGCGGGATGACAGCGGCGACCTGACCAGCATCATCCTGCCGGTGCACGGTTACGGCCTGTGGTCGACCCTGTACGGCTTCCTGTCGCTGGAGCCGGACGCCGAAACCGTGAAAGGGCTGGTGTTCTACGAGCACGCCGAGACCCCGGGCCTGGGCGGCGAAGTGGATAACCCGCGCTGGCGCGGCATCTGGGAAGGCAAGCAACTGTTCGATGAGCAGGGCAATGTCACCATCCAGGTCATCAAGGGCAGTGTTGACGGCAGTACGCCGGATGCCGAACACAAGGTGGATGGCCTGTCCGGCGCTACACTGACCAGCAAAGGGGTCAGCAATCTGGTGCGTTTCTGGGTCGGCGAGAACGGTTTCGGCCCGTACCTGGAACGTGTGCGTCGCGGCGACGCAGCGCAGAACTGA
- a CDS encoding NADH:ubiquinone reductase (Na(+)-transporting) subunit B, whose product MGLRHYLDSKVAPHFHEGGKLEKYYVFYEMFDTMLYSPPDTTRTASHVRDGIDLKRVMMTVWFATFPAILFGLYNTGYQANLQITEFGYSPIEGWRTDLVALLAGFDYTSLWANMLHGAVYYIPIMITVYVGGFIWEGLFAWKRGHEVNEGFFVTGILFTLILPPAIPLWQVFLGISFGVVIGKEVFGGTGKNFLNPALVGRAFLFFAYPAQMSGDAVWTAVDNFSGATPLSLAASGDLDFAAGLTGNALAGQGMDLSWMQTFLGGIQGSIGETSTLAILFGAALLLITRIASWRIMAGVVVGVVALASLLNSVGSDTNPMFAMPWYWHLTLGGLAFGLVFMATDPVSAAMTDTGKWIFGIVIGLMVVMIRVLNPAFPEGVMLAILFGNLCAPLIDFFVVQANIRRRQRRTAGGAA is encoded by the coding sequence ATGGGCCTGAGACATTATCTGGACAGCAAGGTCGCCCCGCATTTTCACGAGGGTGGCAAACTCGAAAAGTACTACGTCTTCTACGAGATGTTCGACACCATGCTGTACTCGCCGCCGGATACCACCCGGACGGCCTCGCACGTGCGTGACGGCATCGACCTGAAGCGGGTGATGATGACGGTCTGGTTCGCGACGTTCCCGGCGATCCTGTTCGGTCTGTACAACACCGGCTACCAGGCCAACCTGCAGATCACCGAATTCGGCTACAGCCCGATCGAAGGCTGGCGTACCGACCTGGTGGCACTGTTGGCCGGCTTCGACTACACCAGCCTGTGGGCGAACATGCTGCACGGTGCGGTGTACTACATTCCGATCATGATCACCGTGTATGTCGGCGGTTTTATCTGGGAAGGGTTGTTCGCCTGGAAACGCGGCCATGAAGTGAACGAAGGTTTCTTCGTCACCGGTATCCTGTTCACCCTGATCCTGCCGCCGGCGATTCCGCTGTGGCAGGTGTTCCTGGGTATTTCCTTCGGTGTCGTGATCGGCAAGGAAGTGTTCGGTGGCACCGGCAAGAACTTCCTCAACCCGGCGCTGGTCGGCCGTGCCTTCCTGTTCTTTGCCTACCCGGCACAGATGTCCGGTGATGCGGTCTGGACGGCGGTAGACAACTTCAGTGGCGCCACGCCGCTGTCACTGGCGGCCTCCGGTGACCTGGACTTTGCCGCTGGCCTGACCGGCAATGCGCTGGCAGGGCAGGGCATGGACCTGAGCTGGATGCAGACTTTCCTGGGCGGCATCCAGGGCTCCATTGGCGAGACCTCAACCCTGGCGATCCTGTTCGGTGCCGCACTGCTGCTGATTACCCGCATTGCGTCCTGGCGCATCATGGCCGGTGTGGTGGTCGGCGTGGTCGCACTGGCGAGCCTGCTGAACAGCGTTGGCAGCGACACCAACCCGATGTTCGCCATGCCGTGGTACTGGCACCTGACCCTGGGTGGCCTGGCGTTCGGTCTGGTATTCATGGCCACTGACCCGGTGTCTGCCGCCATGACCGACACGGGTAAATGGATCTTCGGCATCGTCATCGGCCTGATGGTGGTGATGATCCGGGTGCTGAACCCGGCCTTCCCGGAAGGCGTGATGCTGGCGATCCTGTTCGGCAACCTGTGCGCACCGTTGATTGATTTCTTTGTAGTCCAGGCGAACATTCGCCGGCGCCAGCGGCGCACGGCAGGAGGGGCGGCATAA
- a CDS encoding Na(+)-translocating NADH-quinone reductase subunit A yields MIKIKRGLDLPITGAPRQSIEDGPRVRTVAILGGDYVGMKPTMEIKEGDQVRKGQLIFSDKKTEGVKYTAPASGVIKAINRGNKRVLQSVVIELSGDDDQLTFAAHNEGSLGGLSRAAVQEQLVESGVWTVLRTRPFGKVPAPGSTPNSIFVTAIDTNPLAANPDLIIKEQEQAFRNGLTVLTRLTDGPVWVCRAADAGQPSFAGGQVREEQFAGPHPAGNAGTHIHHLDPVSMNKTVWSVNYQDVIAIGHLFTSGKIYTDRVIALSGPQVENPRLLRTRVGACTDDLVEGQLKAGDNRVISGSVFNGHIARGPLGYLGRTTNQITVLLEGRERQLLGYISPGINKHSVMNIYLSKLMPGKKFSFTTTTNGSERAMVPIGNYETVMPLDILPTQLLRALVVGDTDTAQALGALELVEEDLALCSYVCVGKYEYGPILRDNLTRIELEG; encoded by the coding sequence ATGATCAAAATCAAACGGGGACTCGACCTGCCGATCACCGGCGCACCGCGCCAGTCGATCGAGGATGGGCCGCGCGTACGCACCGTCGCCATACTCGGCGGTGACTATGTGGGCATGAAGCCCACCATGGAAATCAAAGAAGGGGATCAGGTCCGCAAGGGCCAGTTGATATTCTCCGACAAGAAGACCGAAGGGGTGAAATACACCGCACCGGCTTCCGGGGTGATCAAGGCGATCAACCGGGGTAACAAGCGGGTGCTGCAATCAGTGGTCATCGAGCTCAGTGGCGATGATGACCAACTGACCTTCGCTGCCCACAACGAAGGCAGCCTCGGCGGCCTGTCCCGCGCAGCGGTACAGGAGCAGCTGGTGGAATCCGGCGTCTGGACGGTGCTGCGCACGCGCCCGTTCGGCAAGGTGCCGGCGCCGGGCTCGACACCGAACTCGATCTTCGTCACCGCGATCGACACCAACCCGCTGGCGGCCAACCCTGACCTGATCATCAAGGAGCAGGAGCAGGCGTTCCGCAACGGCCTGACCGTGCTGACCCGTCTCACCGACGGCCCGGTCTGGGTGTGCAGGGCGGCCGACGCCGGGCAGCCGTCCTTCGCGGGTGGCCAGGTGCGCGAGGAGCAGTTCGCCGGCCCGCATCCGGCCGGTAACGCCGGGACCCACATTCATCATCTGGACCCGGTCAGCATGAACAAGACCGTCTGGAGTGTGAATTACCAGGACGTGATCGCCATCGGCCATCTGTTCACCAGCGGCAAGATCTACACGGACCGCGTGATCGCTCTGTCCGGCCCGCAAGTGGAAAACCCGCGCCTGCTGCGTACCCGTGTGGGTGCCTGCACCGATGACCTGGTGGAAGGCCAGCTCAAGGCGGGCGACAACCGCGTCATTTCCGGTTCCGTGTTCAATGGCCACATCGCCCGTGGTCCGCTGGGCTATCTGGGCCGTACAACGAACCAGATCACGGTGCTGCTTGAAGGCCGTGAACGCCAGCTGCTGGGGTATATCTCGCCGGGCATCAACAAGCACTCGGTGATGAACATCTATCTGTCGAAGCTGATGCCGGGCAAGAAATTCAGTTTCACCACCACCACCAACGGCAGTGAGCGCGCCATGGTGCCGATCGGCAATTACGAGACCGTGATGCCGCTCGACATTCTGCCGACGCAACTGCTGCGTGCGCTGGTCGTCGGCGACACCGACACGGCCCAGGCGCTGGGTGCGCTGGAACTGGTGGAAGAGGACCTGGCGCTGTGCTCCTACGTCTGCGTAGGCAAGTACGAGTACGGCCCCATCCTGCGTGACAACCTCACCCGCATTGAGCTGGAGGGCTGA
- a CDS encoding glyceraldehyde-3-phosphate dehydrogenase has product MNKQEDHFGRWKNREEIAESMIPMLGKLYREKNVTTTVYSRSLVNKSVIQILKTHRFVKQVEDAELSVVDTFPILQEVVKLDLGPCRVDIGKLAVNYKKDSRGQSIEEYVRDELAGAISDKDIQPQPTDVVLYGFGRIGRILARLLIEKAGSGNGLRLRAVVVRESGKGDLQKRASLLRRDSVHGPFSGTIAVDEEESAIIANGNYIRVIYSGDPASVDYTQYGIKDAVLIDNTGKWRDREGLGQHLKCPGIKRVILTAPGKGDLKNIVHGVNNALIEDSDTIISAASCTTNAIVPPLKALNDKFGIAVGHVETVHSYTNDQNLLDNFHKGPRRGRAAPLNMVITETGAATAAAKALPELAGKLTGNSIRVPTPNVSLAILNITLEKDTTLDELNSYLRWVSLHSPLQRQIDFISSPDAVSTDFVGSRHASVIDAEATIVNGKHCVLYVWYDNEFGYSCQVLRILQQISGVEFPAYPKD; this is encoded by the coding sequence GTGAACAAACAGGAAGACCACTTCGGACGCTGGAAAAACCGCGAAGAGATTGCCGAGTCGATGATCCCGATGCTCGGCAAGCTGTACCGTGAGAAGAATGTCACTACCACGGTCTACAGCCGCTCGCTGGTCAACAAGTCTGTAATCCAGATTCTCAAGACCCACCGCTTCGTCAAGCAGGTGGAGGATGCTGAGCTGTCTGTGGTGGATACTTTCCCGATCCTGCAGGAAGTGGTGAAGCTGGATCTCGGCCCCTGCCGCGTGGATATCGGCAAGCTGGCGGTCAACTACAAGAAGGACAGCCGCGGCCAGTCCATTGAAGAATACGTCCGTGACGAGCTGGCCGGGGCCATCTCCGACAAGGACATCCAGCCGCAGCCCACCGATGTGGTGCTGTACGGCTTTGGCCGTATCGGCCGCATCCTGGCCCGCCTGCTGATCGAGAAGGCCGGCAGTGGCAACGGCCTGCGCCTGCGGGCCGTGGTGGTACGTGAATCGGGCAAGGGCGACCTGCAGAAGCGCGCCAGCCTGCTGCGCCGTGATTCGGTACACGGCCCGTTCTCCGGCACCATTGCGGTGGACGAGGAAGAAAGCGCCATCATCGCCAACGGCAACTATATCCGTGTGATCTACTCCGGCGATCCCGCGAGCGTGGATTACACCCAGTACGGCATCAAGGATGCGGTACTGATCGACAACACCGGCAAGTGGCGTGACCGTGAAGGTCTCGGCCAGCACCTCAAGTGCCCGGGTATCAAGCGGGTGATCCTGACTGCACCGGGCAAGGGTGACCTCAAGAATATCGTGCACGGGGTGAACAACGCCCTGATCGAAGACAGCGACACCATCATCTCTGCGGCCAGCTGCACCACCAATGCGATCGTGCCGCCGCTGAAGGCGCTGAACGACAAGTTCGGCATTGCCGTCGGTCACGTGGAAACAGTGCACTCCTACACCAACGACCAGAACCTGCTGGACAACTTCCACAAGGGCCCGCGCCGTGGCCGTGCCGCCCCGCTGAACATGGTGATTACCGAAACCGGCGCCGCCACCGCAGCCGCCAAGGCGCTGCCGGAACTGGCCGGCAAGCTGACCGGTAATTCCATTCGCGTGCCGACACCGAACGTGTCGCTGGCGATCCTGAATATCACGCTGGAAAAAGACACCACGCTGGATGAACTCAACAGCTACCTGCGTTGGGTTTCCCTGCATTCACCGCTGCAACGTCAGATCGACTTCATCAGCTCACCGGACGCGGTGTCCACCGACTTTGTCGGCTCGCGCCATGCCTCGGTGATTGATGCGGAAGCCACCATCGTCAACGGCAAGCATTGCGTGCTCTATGTCTGGTACGACAACGAGTTCGGCTATAGCTGCCAGGTGTTGCGCATCCTGCAGCAGATTTCCGGTGTGGAATTCCCGGCCTATCCGAAGGATTGA
- a CDS encoding uracil-DNA glycosylase family protein — MARPRLIRLLEEVRACRLCEDVLPLGPRPVIRAARSARILIIGQAPGTRVHATGIPWNDPSGDRLREWLAMDAETFYDERRIAIMPMGLCYPGRGRSGDLPPRPECAPTWHERVRAELPALRLTLLIGQYAQRYYLAPSGAWRGSLTENVRHYAAVLPGYFPLPHPSPRNRLWLRQRPWFEAEVVPALREAVREALSAAPSA, encoded by the coding sequence ATGGCCCGGCCGCGCCTGATCCGTCTGCTGGAGGAGGTCCGCGCCTGCCGGCTGTGCGAGGACGTGCTGCCGCTGGGCCCGCGTCCGGTGATCCGGGCGGCGCGCAGCGCGCGGATACTGATTATTGGCCAGGCACCCGGCACGCGGGTGCACGCCACCGGCATCCCCTGGAATGACCCCTCCGGCGACCGCCTGCGGGAGTGGCTGGCGATGGATGCGGAGACGTTCTATGACGAACGTCGTATTGCGATCATGCCGATGGGATTGTGTTATCCCGGCCGCGGCCGCAGCGGTGATCTGCCGCCCAGGCCGGAATGCGCGCCGACGTGGCATGAGCGGGTGAGGGCGGAACTGCCCGCGCTGCGCCTGACGTTGCTGATCGGGCAGTACGCCCAGCGTTACTATCTGGCGCCCTCCGGTGCCTGGCGTGGCTCGCTGACGGAGAACGTGCGGCACTATGCCGCAGTGCTGCCGGGCTACTTTCCGCTGCCGCATCCGAGCCCGCGTAACCGGCTCTGGCTGCGCCAGCGGCCCTGGTTCGAGGCCGAGGTGGTGCCGGCCCTGCGGGAGGCAGTGCGCGAGGCGTTGTCGGCGGCGCCAAGTGCCTGA
- the tesB gene encoding acyl-CoA thioesterase II produces MKEVVNDLLEVIRLEQLEQNLFRGASRNTRQRGIFGGLVAGQALMAAGRTVDAERPAHSLHAYFLRPGDYSVPIIYDVDRIRDGNSFATRRVTAIQHGRPIFCLEASFQVEEEGIEHQTDLPDVPMPDELEDDETLRERLVGKVPESVREAFMQPRPVEFRPVNPSNPFDTSPQAPIRRTWFRIPGDFDVDVATHRALLAYCSDYGLLGTAMLPHGVSFFQPNVMSASIDHAMWFHRPFKVNEWLLYDMDSPSASGARGFNRGSIYRADGVLVASVAQEGLIRVNPPAAPI; encoded by the coding sequence ATGAAAGAAGTTGTCAACGATCTGCTTGAGGTGATTCGCCTTGAGCAACTGGAACAGAACCTGTTTCGTGGCGCCAGCCGCAACACCCGCCAGCGGGGCATCTTTGGTGGCCTGGTGGCCGGCCAGGCGCTGATGGCAGCGGGACGCACGGTGGATGCCGAGCGCCCCGCGCATTCCCTGCATGCCTACTTCCTGCGTCCTGGCGACTACAGTGTGCCGATCATCTACGACGTTGATCGCATCCGCGACGGCAACAGTTTCGCGACCCGCCGGGTCACCGCGATCCAGCACGGGCGGCCGATCTTCTGCCTGGAGGCCTCGTTCCAGGTCGAGGAGGAGGGGATCGAGCACCAGACCGATCTGCCCGACGTGCCGATGCCGGACGAACTGGAGGATGACGAGACGCTGCGCGAGCGTCTCGTTGGCAAGGTGCCCGAGAGCGTGCGTGAAGCCTTCATGCAGCCGCGTCCGGTGGAGTTCCGGCCAGTGAACCCGTCCAATCCCTTCGACACCTCGCCGCAAGCGCCGATCCGGCGCACCTGGTTCCGCATCCCCGGGGACTTCGACGTGGATGTGGCGACGCACCGGGCACTGCTGGCCTATTGTTCGGATTACGGCCTGCTCGGCACAGCGATGCTGCCGCACGGGGTCAGCTTCTTCCAGCCGAACGTGATGTCGGCCAGCATCGACCACGCCATGTGGTTCCACCGGCCATTCAAGGTCAATGAATGGCTGCTGTACGACATGGACAGCCCGTCCGCCTCTGGCGCCCGGGGCTTCAACCGGGGCTCGATCTACCGCGCCGACGGCGTGCTGGTGGCCAGTGTGGCGCAGGAAGGGCTGATCCGCGTCAACCCGCCTGCTGCGCCGATCTGA